A genome region from Deinococcus yavapaiensis KR-236 includes the following:
- a CDS encoding DUF2278 family protein, with product MPLTQYGVLVGQLDHFERDAREQGQYGRYFHGHVFVRAQGVVHRCAVDVATPNGVGVYYRRPVGLSRARFQGVLTLGEGFHPLPSTPVSGALDYLRSPFLRASSFQALVPIGSNGTLAAGAIERALALLGLPFSAWVLSNGDNALNAMEATVAGAARVFVFGERFANPGGAQGVHDIHQNQGDPAGSRWWASNGIWQDGGIVVERTDGRLSAFLSRFATQATRTDDQGHPR from the coding sequence ACTCGATCACTTCGAACGAGACGCGCGCGAACAAGGGCAGTACGGACGGTACTTTCACGGGCACGTGTTCGTGCGCGCGCAAGGCGTCGTGCATCGCTGCGCCGTGGACGTCGCCACGCCGAACGGCGTCGGCGTGTACTACCGTCGGCCCGTCGGCTTGTCCCGCGCTCGATTTCAAGGGGTGCTGACCCTCGGTGAGGGCTTCCACCCTTTGCCGTCCACGCCCGTGTCGGGCGCGCTCGACTACCTTCGCAGCCCTTTTTTGCGCGCCAGTTCCTTTCAGGCACTTGTCCCGATCGGCTCGAACGGCACGCTTGCCGCAGGGGCCATCGAGCGGGCGCTCGCGCTGCTCGGCTTGCCCTTTAGCGCGTGGGTGCTGAGCAACGGTGACAACGCCCTCAACGCCATGGAAGCGACGGTCGCCGGCGCGGCGCGGGTGTTCGTGTTCGGCGAACGCTTCGCCAACCCAGGCGGTGCGCAAGGCGTGCATGACATTCACCAGAATCAAGGGGATCCAGCGGGTTCCAGATGGTGGGCGTCGAACGGCATTTGGCAAGATGGCGGGATCGTGGTGGAGCGCACGGATGGTCGCTTGAGCGCGTTCTTGTCTCGCTTCGCCACCCAAGCGACGCGTACGGACGATCAAGGCCACCCACGCTGA
- a CDS encoding ABC transporter substrate-binding protein, with translation MSSANSSLLLTNDLCLGREHESQRHFTKAFARSCSVLLVLAGFTLPSQVGAATLVYGSGGEPFNLEGGNVSDGNSVIVHRQIYDYLVGLKPGGVDLVPALATSWNSNNAATVWTFTLRRDVKFHDGTAVNADAILFNFNRWWDPKDQYGFRNQGRTYESFGEQFGGFKGERNSLVKSAEKVNDYTIRFTLTQAVPAFPNLLAQGYFGIASPKAIRDQGAKYGTPAGVAVGSGPFKFESWRAGDRVVLSANKTYWGAKPKVDELVFRFIREPSARLNELKAGTIDFTVDLAPDNLAAVRADKNLRAVLKPSFNVGFLSLNVRNENLKNAKVREAISMAINRDALVKSFYGELGSTSTSLLPEALSWANSSKVPEKYPFDRERAKRLLADAGYPNGFSLDLWYMPVSRPYFPMPKPIAEAMAADLSAIGIKVNLKTKDWAQYLVDRNQAPGFDMYMIGWTGNYGDPDDFYSAYYGSANATADTGFNPTNIAQLLDRARLATTQADKAKLYAQVHERTYEAYVRLVLVHSRPLAAARTYVKGWVPSLLGSEPFNTISVEGKR, from the coding sequence ATGAGCTCAGCCAATTCATCGCTGCTGTTGACAAACGACCTTTGCTTGGGGCGAGAGCACGAGTCCCAGCGGCATTTCACGAAGGCGTTCGCACGGTCATGCTCGGTCCTGTTGGTCCTTGCAGGCTTCACGCTGCCATCCCAAGTGGGCGCGGCCACGCTCGTGTACGGCTCGGGCGGCGAACCCTTCAACCTCGAGGGCGGCAACGTCTCGGACGGCAACTCCGTCATCGTCCACCGCCAAATCTACGACTACCTCGTCGGGTTGAAGCCCGGCGGCGTCGACTTGGTGCCAGCGCTCGCCACCTCCTGGAATTCGAACAACGCCGCCACCGTGTGGACGTTCACCTTGCGCCGCGACGTGAAATTCCACGACGGTACGGCCGTGAACGCGGACGCGATCCTGTTCAACTTCAACCGCTGGTGGGATCCTAAGGACCAGTACGGCTTCCGCAATCAAGGGCGGACCTACGAGTCCTTCGGCGAGCAGTTCGGCGGCTTCAAGGGCGAAAGGAACAGCCTCGTGAAGAGCGCGGAGAAGGTCAACGACTACACCATCCGCTTCACCTTGACGCAAGCCGTGCCCGCCTTCCCGAACCTCCTGGCGCAAGGCTACTTCGGCATTGCCTCCCCGAAGGCCATTCGTGATCAAGGCGCCAAGTACGGCACGCCCGCCGGCGTCGCGGTCGGGTCGGGTCCGTTCAAGTTCGAAAGCTGGCGGGCCGGGGATCGTGTCGTCCTCAGCGCCAACAAGACGTACTGGGGCGCGAAGCCGAAGGTCGACGAACTCGTCTTCCGTTTCATCCGCGAACCCAGCGCGCGCCTCAACGAGCTCAAGGCGGGCACCATCGACTTCACCGTCGACCTCGCGCCGGACAACCTCGCGGCGGTTCGTGCGGACAAGAACCTTCGCGCGGTCCTCAAGCCCTCGTTCAACGTCGGCTTCCTGAGCCTCAACGTCCGCAACGAGAACCTCAAGAACGCCAAGGTGCGCGAAGCGATCTCCATGGCCATCAACCGCGATGCGCTCGTGAAATCCTTCTACGGGGAATTGGGGTCCACGAGCACCTCGTTGCTCCCCGAAGCGTTGTCTTGGGCGAACAGCAGCAAAGTCCCCGAGAAGTACCCGTTCGACCGCGAAAGGGCGAAGCGATTGCTTGCCGACGCGGGCTACCCGAACGGCTTCAGCCTCGACTTGTGGTACATGCCCGTCTCGCGCCCGTACTTCCCGATGCCCAAGCCCATCGCCGAAGCGATGGCCGCCGACCTCAGCGCCATCGGCATCAAGGTCAACCTCAAGACCAAGGACTGGGCGCAGTACCTCGTCGACCGCAACCAAGCGCCCGGCTTCGACATGTACATGATCGGCTGGACGGGCAACTACGGCGATCCCGACGACTTCTACAGCGCGTACTACGGCTCCGCGAACGCCACAGCGGACACGGGCTTCAACCCCACCAACATCGCGCAGCTTCTGGACCGCGCTCGTTTGGCGACCACGCAAGCCGACAAGGCCAAGCTGTACGCGCAAGTCCACGAGCGCACGTACGAAGCGTACGTGCGCCTCGTTTTGGTGCACTCGCGTCCGCTCGCCGCCGCCCGCACGTACGTCAAGGGCTGGGTGCCCTCGCTGCTCGGCAGCGAACCGTTCAACACCATCAGCGTCGAAGGCAAGCGCTAA
- a CDS encoding branched-chain amino acid ABC transporter substrate-binding protein, protein MNTRVWMLLSLAWWSSATALETVQVCVMAPLSGPQSPSGRSVWRGVQVALEERRSELNRVGLSVRLCNFDDQGDPATGAANARRLLAQRTIAVIGPLSSGAALVVAPILRSANVAMLTPTATAVSLTGQGWRHVFRWAPRDDVIGVAGALYLANEVKARRVLIVDADGGSATAEAAERTLRSRAVVVRRASVGTILSESFDAVYVAGDLNVAAQVKRTLQERGSKATILLDWLNDADLFNTSFGSSLVGTLFMSWEVPPSENARLRALMSKLGNVPSKGKALVGYEAANAMIFALRDARRLNPQGTLTPEEVRSALAKVRLTTLLNENVSFDARGDRASISMYVRRLEANGQAPVVFSLPAPTTPSP, encoded by the coding sequence GTGAACACGCGCGTGTGGATGCTGCTGAGCTTGGCATGGTGGTCGAGTGCCACCGCCCTGGAAACGGTGCAAGTGTGCGTCATGGCGCCCTTGAGTGGCCCTCAAAGCCCCTCGGGTCGATCCGTGTGGCGCGGCGTACAAGTGGCGCTCGAAGAGCGACGGTCAGAGCTCAATCGAGTGGGACTTAGCGTGCGGTTGTGCAACTTCGACGATCAGGGGGACCCGGCAACAGGTGCGGCGAACGCACGCAGGTTGCTCGCGCAACGCACGATTGCCGTCATCGGGCCTCTGAGCTCGGGTGCCGCCTTGGTCGTGGCTCCCATCTTGCGATCGGCGAACGTGGCCATGCTGACTCCGACGGCCACCGCGGTGTCTTTGACGGGCCAAGGGTGGCGGCACGTGTTTCGGTGGGCGCCGCGAGACGACGTGATCGGCGTGGCGGGTGCGTTGTACTTGGCGAACGAAGTCAAGGCGCGCCGCGTACTGATCGTCGACGCCGATGGGGGCAGTGCGACGGCCGAGGCGGCCGAACGAACCCTGCGCTCCCGCGCGGTGGTCGTTCGACGTGCAAGTGTGGGCACCATCTTGTCGGAGTCGTTCGACGCGGTGTACGTGGCTGGAGATTTAAACGTGGCGGCGCAGGTAAAACGAACGTTGCAGGAGCGAGGGTCCAAGGCGACGATACTGCTGGACTGGTTGAATGACGCCGACCTTTTTAATACCTCGTTCGGGTCGAGTTTGGTCGGGACGCTGTTCATGTCTTGGGAGGTGCCACCGTCTGAGAACGCGCGGCTTCGCGCGCTCATGAGCAAACTCGGGAACGTCCCTTCGAAGGGCAAGGCGTTGGTGGGGTACGAAGCGGCCAACGCCATGATCTTCGCGTTAAGGGACGCGCGGCGATTGAATCCTCAAGGGACGTTGACGCCCGAGGAGGTGCGCTCCGCCTTGGCGAAAGTTCGCTTGACGACGTTGCTCAACGAGAACGTGTCATTCGACGCTCGTGGTGATCGCGCGTCCATCTCGATGTATGTGCGGCGGCTGGAAGCGAACGGGCAAGCGCCGGTCGTGTTCTCCTTACCAGCACCAACGACTCCCAGCCCTTGA